Proteins from one Verrucomicrobiia bacterium genomic window:
- the rpsG gene encoding 30S ribosomal protein S7 — protein MARRRAATKREMTPDARYGNVLVSRLINTVMSRGKKSLAEKIVYSAIDSTNENSQNSGDPLEVFNKAIENVRPRVEVKARRVGGATYQVPTEVPYDRAVSLATRWIVTFAEKRKGSPMKKALAQEIKEAASGQGAAVKKKEDVHKMAQANKAFAHFRW, from the coding sequence ATGGCTCGTAGACGTGCAGCAACTAAAAGAGAAATGACACCGGACGCTCGTTACGGAAATGTCCTGGTTTCGCGTTTGATTAATACCGTGATGTCGCGCGGAAAGAAATCGCTGGCTGAAAAAATAGTTTACTCAGCGATTGATTCTACCAATGAGAATTCGCAAAACAGCGGTGATCCTTTAGAAGTTTTTAATAAAGCGATTGAAAATGTTCGTCCTCGTGTAGAAGTGAAAGCAAGACGCGTAGGTGGCGCTACTTATCAAGTGCCTACTGAAGTTCCTTATGATCGTGCGGTTTCCCTCGCTACACGATGGATTGTAACGTTTGCTGAAAAACGCAAGGGTTCACCCATGAAAAAAGCTTTAGCGCAAGAAATTAAAGAAGCGGCTTCTGGTCAAGGCGCTGCAGTTAAAAAGAAAGAAGATGTTCACAAAATGGCACAAGCTAATAAAGCTTTTGCTCATTTTAGATGGTAA
- the panC gene encoding pantoate--beta-alanine ligase, whose amino-acid sequence MKLIRSAKKMQQLAARGKRDGKRIVLVPTMGALHKGHVSLIRRARKLGDWVVVSIYVNATQFGRREDFSKYPRTLARDLELCREEKVDFVFAPKNLYEKDHSTWVEEKVISQDRCGRSRPNLFRGVTTVVSKLFHLVQPDVAVFGQKDAQQGEVVAQMVRDLNFPIKIVMASTFREKDGLAMSSRNRYLSVKERRIAPQLFQILKQAAKLKRGRREVFAYEALRKAGLRVDYVEEVNQRLCAAVWLGKTRLIDNVSVT is encoded by the coding sequence GTGAAATTAATTCGAAGCGCAAAAAAGATGCAACAACTGGCCGCTCGTGGCAAGCGCGATGGTAAGCGAATCGTGCTGGTGCCGACGATGGGGGCGTTGCATAAGGGGCATGTGAGTTTGATTCGGCGCGCGAGAAAGCTGGGGGATTGGGTGGTGGTGAGTATTTATGTGAATGCCACGCAGTTTGGACGGCGCGAAGATTTTTCGAAGTATCCTCGGACTTTGGCAAGGGATTTGGAGTTGTGTCGCGAGGAAAAGGTAGATTTTGTGTTTGCTCCAAAAAATTTGTATGAGAAGGATCATTCGACTTGGGTGGAAGAGAAAGTAATTTCTCAAGATCGGTGTGGACGAAGTCGGCCGAATTTGTTTCGTGGAGTGACGACGGTGGTGTCAAAATTATTTCATTTAGTTCAACCGGATGTAGCAGTTTTTGGTCAAAAGGATGCGCAACAGGGTGAGGTGGTGGCGCAAATGGTGCGAGATTTGAATTTTCCAATAAAAATTGTGATGGCGTCTACGTTTCGGGAAAAAGACGGTTTGGCGATGAGTTCTCGTAATCGTTATTTATCAGTTAAAGAAAGGAGAATCGCACCGCAATTGTTTCAGATTTTAAAGCAAGCAGCGAAGTTGAAAAGAGGGCGAAGAGAGGTTTTTGCGTATGAAGCTCTACGAAAGGCGGGGCTCCGAGTGGATTATGTTGAGGAAGTCAATCAAAGATTGTGTGCGGCAGTTTGGCTGGGCAAAACACGATTGATTGATAATGTTTCCGTTACGTGA
- the rplV gene encoding 50S ribosomal protein L22, with amino-acid sequence MEVRAITKYVKISPFKAREVTREIQGLPASAALDILKFSPKKAARLVDKTLKSAIANAENNADLRAASLFVKEAVIGEGPTMKRFQPKARGSAGPIRKRTSHIRIILTDDQPIVKEKNKVKTKAEKAESNEAATSAEPQKKKTTKAASTKKKKE; translated from the coding sequence ATGGAAGTTAGAGCCATTACCAAATATGTGAAGATTTCGCCCTTTAAGGCGCGCGAAGTCACGCGAGAGATCCAGGGTTTGCCGGCATCGGCAGCGTTGGATATTCTGAAATTTTCACCGAAAAAAGCTGCGCGATTGGTGGATAAGACGTTGAAATCGGCTATTGCTAATGCGGAAAATAATGCAGATTTGCGAGCAGCCTCACTCTTTGTGAAAGAAGCGGTGATTGGTGAAGGCCCGACTATGAAACGGTTTCAACCTAAAGCCCGTGGTAGCGCGGGGCCTATCCGTAAGCGCACGAGCCATATTCGGATTATTCTCACGGATGATCAACCGATAGTTAAAGAAAAAAACAAAGTGAAAACCAAAGCGGAAAAAGCCGAATCAAATGAAGCGGCAACCTCTGCGGAACCACAAAAAAAGAAAACAACGAAAGCTGCTAGCACAAAAAAGAAAAAGGAATAA
- the rpsJ gene encoding 30S ribosomal protein S10, with protein MNGQRIRIRLKGFDHRIVDNSTREIVETAKRTGAKVSGPIPLPTKTERFTVNRSPHVDKKSMDQFEIRTHKRVLDIVDPTSKTIDELKKLNLPAGVDITIKI; from the coding sequence ATGAACGGCCAACGTATTCGTATTCGATTAAAAGGATTTGACCATCGCATCGTCGATAATTCGACTCGCGAAATTGTTGAAACTGCTAAACGCACCGGTGCTAAAGTTTCAGGGCCGATCCCGCTTCCTACCAAAACTGAGCGCTTCACAGTTAACCGTTCTCCGCACGTAGATAAAAAGAGCATGGATCAATTTGAAATTCGCACGCACAAACGCGTTTTAGATATTGTGGATCCTACATCAAAAACCATTGATGAATTAAAAAAATTAAATTTGCCTGCGGGCGTTGATATTACCATTAAGATTTAG
- the rplD gene encoding 50S ribosomal protein L4 yields the protein MSAKVLTLDQAAKTMKVEFIANGRGTQAVHDTVVALRANRRAGTHSVKTKATVQKSGSKPWRQKGTGRARAGYVASPVWRGGGVVFGPHPRDYSKKISKKTKKLSLKKALGERIKNGDVNVVENFELPKPKTKELVGWLSQNKLKNSVLLIEAKANANLLLASRNVPKVETVLAADVNTEQLLRYNKIFISNEALTTLGQRLQ from the coding sequence ATGAGCGCAAAAGTTTTAACTCTAGATCAAGCCGCAAAAACAATGAAGGTTGAGTTCATTGCCAATGGTCGTGGAACGCAAGCTGTTCATGATACCGTTGTTGCCTTGCGCGCAAATCGTCGCGCAGGAACGCATAGCGTCAAAACAAAAGCAACGGTGCAAAAATCAGGTTCAAAACCTTGGCGTCAAAAAGGAACCGGTCGAGCCCGTGCAGGTTATGTGGCTTCACCTGTTTGGCGCGGTGGTGGTGTCGTATTTGGACCGCATCCTCGTGATTATTCGAAGAAAATTTCTAAAAAAACCAAAAAGCTTTCCTTGAAAAAAGCGTTGGGTGAACGAATTAAAAATGGCGATGTGAATGTAGTAGAGAATTTTGAATTGCCTAAACCCAAGACTAAAGAGTTGGTGGGCTGGTTATCACAAAATAAATTAAAAAATTCTGTGCTTTTGATTGAAGCCAAAGCCAATGCTAATTTACTTTTAGCTAGTCGGAATGTTCCTAAAGTGGAAACAGTTTTGGCTGCGGATGTTAATACAGAACAGCTACTGCGCTATAATAAAATTTTTATTAGCAACGAAGCGCTGACAACTTTAGGACAACGACTTCAATAG
- the fusA gene encoding elongation factor G — protein sequence MSATAAPTPAAGKNPNSPKRPYTLERTRNIGICAHIDAGKTTTTERVLFYTGSIHKIGEVHEGTTVTDWMEQERERGITITSAATTCFWAPKKEADMFKAFEGVKHRINIIDTPGHVDFTAEVERSLRVLDGAVAVFCGVAGVQPQSETVWRQATKYNVPRIAFVNKMDRVGANFDNAINDMRTKLGANAWPILIPLGAEDQLKGQIDVINGKAIIYNDSDKVGSTYEVQELSAEQKQLADKARQDLISALADVDDEIAELFLEEKTPTIQQIKAALRRATIANKLVPVVGGSAFKNKGVQLLIDSVIEYLPGPLDIPAAKGQDPDDESPIDAPTDDSGNFCSLAFKLWTDPFVGKLIFFRVYSGSIKKGDSIYNPRTNKRERISRIIQIQADKREDIEEVFAGDIAATVGIKDIMTGDTLCDEDHPILLEPPSFPEPVISMAVEPKTKGDRERMGEALGRLAAEDPTFVVNTNEETGQTIIAGMGELHLDIIRDRLKREFNVETNAGAPQIAYRETILQHADGEGKLIKQSGGRGQYGHVILDVEPLERGKGLVIENKVVGGNIPKEYIPACKKGVEEATLNGVLGGYRVIDIKVQILDGTYHEVDSNELAFKMAAIFALKDAMKKAKPIMLEPIMKVEVVTPDEFQGDIMGDLNRRRGKIMNIESKQNASLVHAEVPLSEMFGYSTAIRSMSKGRASYSMEPSHFEQVPAQIVTAILDQKKQ from the coding sequence ATGAGTGCGACTGCTGCCCCAACTCCTGCTGCTGGTAAAAACCCGAATTCGCCCAAGCGTCCTTATACCTTGGAGCGCACTCGCAATATCGGTATTTGTGCGCACATTGATGCGGGTAAAACAACCACAACAGAACGTGTTTTATTTTATACCGGTTCCATTCACAAGATTGGTGAAGTGCATGAAGGCACGACCGTAACCGATTGGATGGAGCAAGAGCGCGAGCGTGGCATTACCATTACTTCTGCGGCGACCACCTGTTTTTGGGCGCCTAAAAAAGAAGCGGACATGTTTAAAGCGTTTGAGGGAGTCAAGCATCGTATCAACATTATCGATACTCCGGGTCACGTCGATTTTACTGCTGAAGTAGAGCGTTCTCTGCGCGTTTTGGATGGTGCCGTTGCGGTTTTTTGTGGAGTTGCCGGTGTGCAGCCACAATCGGAAACGGTTTGGCGTCAGGCTACTAAATATAATGTGCCGCGCATTGCTTTTGTTAACAAAATGGATCGTGTGGGCGCGAATTTCGATAATGCGATCAACGACATGCGCACTAAATTAGGTGCCAATGCTTGGCCGATTTTAATTCCGCTGGGAGCAGAAGATCAGCTCAAAGGTCAGATTGACGTAATCAATGGTAAAGCCATTATTTATAATGATAGTGATAAAGTTGGATCCACTTACGAAGTTCAAGAATTGAGCGCAGAGCAAAAGCAGCTAGCAGATAAAGCTCGCCAGGATCTGATTAGTGCCTTGGCTGATGTAGACGATGAAATTGCAGAACTTTTCTTGGAAGAAAAAACACCTACTATTCAGCAAATCAAAGCCGCTTTAAGACGCGCAACTATTGCAAATAAACTTGTTCCCGTGGTTGGGGGTAGTGCTTTTAAAAATAAAGGAGTTCAGCTTTTGATTGATTCCGTAATCGAATATCTTCCTGGTCCTTTGGATATTCCTGCGGCGAAAGGGCAAGATCCCGATGATGAATCGCCCATCGATGCGCCCACGGATGATAGCGGTAATTTTTGTTCTCTAGCTTTTAAACTTTGGACCGATCCATTTGTTGGGAAATTAATTTTCTTCCGGGTTTATAGCGGGTCGATTAAAAAAGGAGATTCGATTTATAATCCTCGCACCAATAAACGTGAGCGGATTAGTCGTATTATTCAGATTCAGGCTGATAAACGTGAGGATATTGAAGAGGTGTTTGCGGGCGATATTGCTGCGACAGTTGGCATTAAAGATATCATGACCGGCGACACGCTTTGTGATGAAGATCATCCGATCCTATTGGAACCGCCTTCATTTCCTGAACCGGTTATTAGCATGGCTGTTGAGCCTAAAACAAAAGGGGATCGTGAGCGTATGGGTGAAGCGCTAGGACGTCTAGCGGCTGAAGATCCGACTTTTGTTGTTAATACGAACGAAGAAACAGGACAGACCATTATCGCAGGGATGGGTGAGTTGCATTTGGACATTATTCGTGATCGTTTGAAACGCGAATTCAATGTGGAAACCAATGCGGGTGCACCGCAGATTGCTTATCGCGAAACTATTCTTCAACACGCGGATGGTGAGGGTAAACTCATCAAACAATCCGGTGGTCGTGGTCAATATGGTCACGTGATTTTGGATGTTGAACCCTTGGAGCGCGGTAAAGGGTTGGTCATCGAAAACAAAGTGGTCGGTGGTAACATTCCCAAAGAATATATTCCTGCTTGTAAGAAAGGTGTGGAAGAAGCCACGTTAAACGGAGTTTTAGGTGGCTATCGCGTGATTGATATTAAAGTTCAAATTTTGGATGGAACTTATCACGAAGTCGATTCCAATGAACTCGCTTTTAAAATGGCAGCGATCTTTGCTTTGAAAGATGCCATGAAAAAAGCAAAACCTATCATGCTGGAGCCTATCATGAAAGTGGAAGTTGTAACGCCAGACGAGTTTCAGGGCGATATCATGGGCGATCTGAATCGTCGTCGTGGTAAAATCATGAATATTGAAAGCAAACAAAATGCTTCTTTAGTGCACGCTGAGGTGCCCTTATCAGAAATGTTTGGCTATTCCACAGCCATTCGCTCCATGTCGAAAGGAAGAGCTTCTTATTCCATGGAACCTTCACACTTTGAACAGGTTCCCGCCCAAATTGTAACCGCTATTTTAGACCAGAAAAAACAGTAA
- a CDS encoding DUF3592 domain-containing protein yields the protein MKINWPLLLIGLIFLLVGISMVIQSLIYFFRGLASFHWNQIQGRITRSKIIIEQPSARKAPSYRWDLEYSYEVSGKTYFAKNYRQNPNVISSINFYQKLVDANPVNALVQVFYHPSYPQKAVLKPGLDWQWFVYFISSFICVALGIFLLMQTASLKNASFQISL from the coding sequence ATGAAAATAAATTGGCCGCTTCTTTTAATAGGCCTCATTTTTTTATTAGTAGGCATTTCAATGGTTATTCAATCATTGATTTATTTTTTTCGTGGGCTAGCGAGTTTTCATTGGAATCAAATTCAAGGGAGAATAACTCGATCCAAAATTATCATTGAACAGCCTAGCGCTCGAAAAGCGCCAAGTTACCGATGGGATTTAGAGTATTCTTATGAAGTGAGTGGTAAAACTTATTTTGCTAAAAATTATCGTCAAAATCCAAATGTTATTTCTTCTATTAATTTCTATCAAAAATTGGTTGATGCGAACCCTGTTAATGCTTTGGTCCAAGTTTTTTACCACCCAAGTTATCCTCAAAAAGCGGTTTTAAAACCAGGATTGGATTGGCAATGGTTTGTTTATTTTATTTCGTCTTTTATTTGTGTTGCGTTGGGTATATTTTTATTAATGCAAACTGCTTCCCTGAAAAATGCTAGCTTTCAAATTAGCCTTTGA
- the rplB gene encoding 50S ribosomal protein L2 produces MAVKNYRPLTPSLRFTERPMFREITKSKPERSLTEAKKRSGGRNAYGRITRRHQGGGHKQRYRLIDFKRTKRDIAATVEAIEYDPNRSARIALIKYADGDKAYILAPVGLSVGDQVQAGENAEPKPGNSLPLKKIPLSSPIHNIELMPGRGAQLVRSAGSAATLMAVDSGYAQIKLPSTEIRKVHENCYATIGQLGNTDHENYTIGKAGRSRWLGIRPTVRGMVMNPIDHPNGGGQGKSKGGGGRQHLVSPWGQVARGLKTRALAKPSNKFIVQRRKKK; encoded by the coding sequence ATGGCAGTTAAAAATTATCGTCCTTTAACACCCAGCTTGCGTTTTACAGAACGTCCGATGTTTAGGGAAATTACCAAATCTAAACCGGAACGTTCCCTGACGGAAGCCAAGAAGCGATCTGGCGGTCGCAACGCTTATGGACGCATTACTCGACGTCATCAAGGTGGCGGTCATAAACAGCGTTATCGTTTAATTGATTTTAAACGCACGAAACGCGATATTGCAGCAACAGTTGAAGCGATTGAATACGATCCTAATCGTTCCGCTCGCATTGCCCTCATCAAATATGCTGATGGCGACAAAGCTTACATTCTCGCACCCGTAGGACTTTCCGTTGGTGATCAAGTTCAAGCAGGCGAAAATGCGGAACCTAAACCGGGCAACAGCTTGCCGTTGAAAAAAATCCCTCTTTCTTCGCCGATTCATAATATTGAACTCATGCCAGGTCGCGGCGCACAATTAGTTCGCAGCGCCGGTTCAGCTGCCACGCTCATGGCAGTGGATTCGGGCTACGCTCAGATTAAGTTACCTTCCACAGAAATCCGTAAGGTGCATGAAAATTGTTATGCGACTATTGGTCAGTTAGGTAACACCGATCATGAAAATTATACGATTGGTAAAGCAGGTCGTTCTCGTTGGTTAGGAATTCGTCCTACCGTTCGTGGTATGGTAATGAACCCGATCGATCACCCGAATGGTGGTGGACAAGGTAAAAGCAAAGGTGGCGGCGGACGTCAACATCTCGTTTCTCCTTGGGGGCAAGTCGCGCGTGGCTTGAAAACCCGAGCTTTGGCGAAACCGAGTAATAAATTTATTGTGCAACGTAGGAAGAAGAAATAA
- the rplC gene encoding 50S ribosomal protein L3 encodes MSFGLIGKKIGMTRFYDEKGVVHPVTVIHVGENVVTQVKTQDKDGYESVQLGYGDKKENRTVKAQLGHFKKAGVTPKSRLREFRRAAGDLTLGSKVAATLFQVGQRVDVIGVSKGKGFAGVIKKHNMSGQNETHGSMMHRRTGAIGMRSTPGRIWKNAGMPGHLGSERKTIQNLTVLQVREQDQVLLIQGAVPGANGSFLIVREAVKKSKTKNVKK; translated from the coding sequence ATGAGCTTTGGATTAATTGGAAAAAAAATTGGTATGACTCGTTTTTACGATGAAAAAGGAGTCGTGCATCCTGTTACCGTGATTCATGTGGGTGAAAATGTTGTGACTCAAGTAAAAACCCAGGATAAAGACGGTTATGAAAGTGTGCAGTTAGGATATGGCGACAAAAAGGAAAATCGCACAGTTAAAGCCCAATTGGGTCATTTTAAAAAAGCTGGTGTAACTCCTAAATCTCGCCTTCGCGAGTTTCGTAGAGCAGCAGGTGATTTAACACTCGGCTCCAAAGTGGCTGCCACTCTTTTTCAAGTAGGGCAACGTGTGGATGTGATTGGTGTTTCCAAAGGAAAAGGTTTTGCGGGAGTTATCAAAAAACATAACATGAGCGGACAAAATGAAACGCATGGATCGATGATGCATCGTCGCACTGGAGCCATTGGTATGCGTTCCACGCCCGGTCGTATTTGGAAAAATGCTGGTATGCCAGGACATTTAGGATCCGAACGAAAAACGATTCAAAATTTAACGGTGCTTCAAGTTCGTGAACAAGACCAAGTGCTTTTAATCCAAGGAGCTGTGCCGGGTGCCAATGGAAGTTTCTTGATTGTTCGGGAAGCGGTAAAAAAATCAAAAACAAAAAATGTTAAGAAATAG
- a CDS encoding S8 family serine peptidase gives MKLIVFFWVFVFFGWCYGFGEIYSLNQNGQTHHYLLAEDEVYAEAASFKSSRLLLRRLAEYWPQATVLEEYDEAALIRLPSYQNAKGMMDWQTVHKSTGIEFFPVLYAQDKKGVVRNEKTRFFASAKVVVSLRSRKKAKRLARRFGKASLLSSNAQGNEWILKYQTVWEALKQVEIMQKKDVKAQVMMAHMVSKRLILNDVFYDDLWQLKDQIPLATIPMDMNVEPAWDSVSGVGVGIAIVDDGLDIKHPDLKANIPARREKLNVNFNRRKISFNPKPKRRDIHGTACAGLAAAVGNNAKGVAGVAYDATLVGIRLIAKPFTDEQAAMAMTWRSDRIFIYSSSWGPFDSGQDLLEAAPGPLLQEALKNGVQSGRVGRGSIYIWAGGNGRDVGDNANYDGYANSRYVIAVGAYDKKGEQSYYSESGANLVVVAPSSGDDFNTQGVYTTLAKKRGKHRAYTLFTGTSASAPQVAGVIALMLQKNPNLGWRDVKEILIRTANRDGLIATNEISFDATAGNEKFATNAAGFIFSHSYGAGRVDAGQAVALAAMWTNLATETSQLLTFSNLDIPFSQTNNVVAPFEVSSNENMRVETVLFSIDASGVIRSNLVLELTAPSGMKSVVPYRYQDQNIGLTNWTFSSVRHWGESSQGTWQLRARNLGPNIVTLSPNETETAIVHSVSLQLFGTKK, from the coding sequence ATGAAATTAATTGTATTTTTTTGGGTCTTTGTATTTTTCGGATGGTGTTACGGGTTCGGGGAAATTTATTCGCTCAATCAAAATGGTCAAACCCATCATTATCTTTTAGCTGAAGATGAAGTTTATGCAGAGGCTGCAAGCTTTAAAAGTTCGCGTCTTTTATTGAGGCGTTTAGCGGAATATTGGCCTCAGGCTACGGTGCTTGAGGAATATGATGAGGCGGCGTTAATACGATTACCTTCGTATCAAAATGCTAAAGGTATGATGGATTGGCAAACGGTTCACAAATCGACTGGAATTGAATTTTTTCCTGTGCTTTATGCTCAAGATAAGAAAGGGGTGGTTCGAAATGAAAAGACACGATTTTTTGCTAGTGCCAAAGTGGTAGTGAGCCTTCGCTCTCGAAAAAAGGCCAAACGATTAGCAAGGCGTTTTGGTAAGGCTTCTTTATTATCCTCTAACGCTCAGGGAAATGAGTGGATTTTGAAATATCAAACGGTTTGGGAGGCTCTTAAACAGGTTGAGATCATGCAGAAAAAAGATGTGAAAGCGCAAGTGATGATGGCGCACATGGTGTCGAAGCGATTGATACTCAACGATGTTTTTTATGATGATCTTTGGCAATTGAAAGATCAAATTCCTTTGGCAACTATTCCGATGGATATGAATGTGGAACCAGCTTGGGATAGTGTGTCGGGAGTGGGTGTGGGAATTGCTATTGTGGACGATGGATTGGATATCAAACATCCTGATTTGAAGGCAAATATTCCGGCACGCAGGGAAAAGTTAAATGTAAATTTTAATCGTAGGAAGATTTCTTTTAATCCTAAACCCAAACGTCGTGATATTCATGGCACAGCATGTGCTGGCTTAGCAGCAGCGGTTGGAAATAACGCCAAAGGGGTCGCGGGGGTCGCTTATGATGCGACTTTAGTTGGCATTCGTTTGATTGCGAAACCTTTTACCGATGAACAAGCTGCTATGGCGATGACATGGCGTTCTGATCGGATTTTTATTTATTCTAGTAGTTGGGGGCCTTTTGATAGTGGACAGGATTTATTAGAGGCCGCTCCAGGTCCATTGTTGCAAGAAGCGCTTAAAAATGGTGTGCAATCGGGTCGCGTTGGACGAGGCAGTATTTATATTTGGGCTGGAGGAAATGGAAGAGATGTGGGAGATAATGCGAATTATGATGGTTATGCAAATTCGCGTTATGTGATTGCTGTAGGAGCTTATGATAAAAAGGGGGAGCAGTCCTATTACAGTGAATCGGGTGCTAACCTTGTGGTGGTAGCGCCTTCTAGTGGTGATGATTTTAATACTCAAGGTGTCTATACGACTTTGGCTAAAAAAAGGGGAAAACATCGTGCCTATACGCTTTTCACTGGCACTTCGGCCTCGGCGCCTCAAGTGGCTGGGGTCATTGCGTTGATGTTGCAAAAAAATCCCAATTTAGGATGGCGCGATGTGAAGGAAATTTTGATTCGCACAGCAAATCGTGATGGACTTATCGCAACCAATGAAATTTCTTTTGATGCCACAGCGGGCAACGAAAAATTTGCAACAAATGCAGCCGGTTTTATATTCAGTCATTCTTATGGGGCCGGCCGAGTGGATGCGGGGCAAGCGGTGGCTCTGGCTGCGATGTGGACGAATTTGGCAACGGAAACAAGTCAGCTTTTAACTTTTTCTAATTTAGATATCCCTTTTTCTCAAACTAATAATGTGGTGGCCCCTTTTGAGGTCAGTTCTAATGAAAACATGCGTGTGGAGACGGTGCTGTTCTCGATTGATGCCAGTGGAGTGATCAGGAGTAATTTAGTTTTGGAGCTGACTGCGCCTTCTGGTATGAAATCAGTTGTGCCTTATCGTTATCAAGATCAGAATATAGGTCTTACTAATTGGACATTTTCTTCGGTAAGGCATTGGGGGGAGTCGAGTCAAGGTACCTGGCAGTTGCGGGCGAGGAATTTAGGTCCGAATATTGTGACATTATCGCCGAATGAAACTGAGACGGCTATCGTTCATTCTGTTTCGCTACAGCTCTTTGGCACGAAAAAATAA
- the rpsC gene encoding 30S ribosomal protein S3 has translation MGQKVNPIGFRIALNKNWRSMWYANKKDYLKFLHEDFAIRDFLKGKLATAAVARTIIERATNRVRVNIFTARPGIIIGRKGAELDTLKKEISDLTEANEVSVEIKEIKTPELEAQLVAENIALQLERRISYRRAMKKAVQTAMDFGAEGIKVRCAGRLGGSEIARTEQYREGKVPLHTLRANIDYGFAEANTVAGKIGVKCWICKKEEAAPAAR, from the coding sequence ATGGGACAGAAAGTTAACCCGATCGGATTTCGTATCGCCCTTAATAAAAATTGGCGATCGATGTGGTATGCCAACAAAAAAGATTATTTAAAATTTTTGCATGAAGATTTTGCTATTCGTGATTTTCTTAAAGGAAAGCTCGCAACGGCTGCGGTGGCCCGCACTATTATTGAACGAGCGACTAATCGCGTTCGTGTGAATATTTTTACGGCGCGCCCAGGAATTATTATTGGTCGCAAAGGCGCAGAATTGGACACGCTCAAAAAAGAAATTAGCGATTTGACCGAGGCCAACGAAGTTTCTGTAGAAATTAAAGAAATCAAAACGCCGGAATTGGAAGCGCAGCTCGTAGCGGAAAATATTGCTTTGCAGCTGGAGCGTCGTATTTCTTATCGTCGCGCGATGAAAAAAGCAGTTCAAACAGCAATGGATTTTGGCGCAGAAGGTATTAAAGTGCGTTGTGCGGGACGTTTAGGCGGTTCAGAAATTGCTCGAACCGAACAATATCGCGAAGGTAAGGTGCCTTTGCATACGTTGCGAGCCAATATTGATTACGGATTTGCTGAAGCCAACACGGTAGCAGGAAAAATTGGTGTAAAATGTTGGATTTGCAAAAAGGAGGAGGCGGCGCCGGCAGCTCGGTAA
- the rpsL gene encoding 30S ribosomal protein S12, which yields MPTINQLVRKGREKLTVKSKSPALKGAPQRRGVCVQVMTRTPKKPNSALRKVAKVRLTNGQEVIAYIPGEGHNLQEHSIVLVRGGRVKDLPGVRYHIVRGTLDSLGAVGPSNTNKLNRMVSRSKYGVKKPKAGAAGAAPAKK from the coding sequence GTGCCTACGATTAATCAGTTAGTGCGAAAAGGCCGTGAGAAATTGACGGTGAAAAGTAAATCGCCTGCGCTTAAAGGCGCGCCGCAGCGACGTGGGGTTTGTGTGCAAGTGATGACTCGCACACCCAAAAAACCTAATTCGGCTTTGCGTAAGGTTGCAAAAGTTCGTTTGACTAATGGCCAAGAGGTGATTGCTTACATTCCTGGTGAAGGACATAACTTGCAAGAACACTCCATTGTTCTTGTGCGTGGTGGTCGTGTGAAAGATTTACCAGGTGTGCGTTACCATATCGTGCGTGGGACTTTGGATTCTTTAGGCGCTGTGGGGCCTAGCAATACGAATAAGTTAAATCGTATGGTTTCCCGAAGTAAGTATGGAGTGAAAAAACCTAAAGCAGGAGCCGCTGGAGCTGCTCCCGCGAAGAAATAG
- the rpsS gene encoding 30S ribosomal protein S19: MGRSLKKGPFVDDHLLEKVEKMNGQNQKKPIKTWSRRSLIVPDFVGHTFLVHNGKIFNSVFVTENMVGHRLGEFSPTRTFKRHGAHTEKAAAK; this comes from the coding sequence ATGGGCAGATCATTAAAAAAAGGACCTTTTGTTGATGACCATCTTTTGGAAAAGGTGGAAAAGATGAATGGACAGAATCAAAAAAAACCAATAAAGACCTGGTCGCGTCGCTCTTTGATCGTTCCTGATTTTGTTGGACACACTTTTCTCGTTCATAATGGTAAAATTTTTAACTCTGTTTTCGTGACTGAAAACATGGTTGGACATCGTTTGGGAGAGTTTTCTCCGACTCGCACCTTTAAGCGACATGGTGCGCACACGGAGAAGGCCGCTGCCAAATAA
- the rplW gene encoding 50S ribosomal protein L23: protein MRDPFDIIKKIRITEKGTVLSDKHNQYLFHVDSRATKQEIKKAVETLFDKKVSRVNTLNILGKKKRERRADFGKRPDWKKAVVTLKEGEKISLV from the coding sequence ATGCGCGATCCTTTTGATATTATTAAAAAAATTCGAATTACGGAAAAAGGCACGGTGCTTTCCGATAAGCATAATCAATATCTTTTTCACGTAGACAGTCGTGCTACCAAACAAGAAATCAAGAAAGCGGTGGAAACTTTATTTGATAAAAAAGTTTCGCGTGTTAACACCTTGAATATCTTGGGTAAGAAGAAAAGAGAGCGACGAGCAGATTTTGGAAAGCGACCCGATTGGAAAAAAGCAGTGGTAACACTGAAAGAGGGAGAAAAAATTTCGTTAGTTTAA